The Nycticebus coucang isolate mNycCou1 chromosome 15, mNycCou1.pri, whole genome shotgun sequence genome has a segment encoding these proteins:
- the TMEM11 gene encoding transmembrane protein 11, mitochondrial isoform X2 produces the protein MVSLSATDCYIVHEIYNGENAQDQFEYELEQALEAQYKYIVIEPTRIGDETARWITVGNCLHKTAVLAGTACLFTPLALPLDYSHYISLPAGVLSLACCTLYGISWQFDPCCKYQVEYDAYKLSRLPLHTLTSSTPVVLVRKDDLHRKRLHNTVALAALVYCVKKIYELYAV, from the exons AT GGTGAGCTTGTCGGCCACAGACTGCTACATCGTGCATGAGATCTACAATGGGGAGAACGCCCAAGACCAGTTTGAGTATGAGCTGGAGCAGGCCCTGGAAGCCCAGTACAAGTACATTGTGATTGAGCCCACCCGCATTGGTGACGAGACGGCGCGCTGGATCACCGTGGGCAACTGCCTGCACAAGACGGCTGTGCTGGCGGGCACTGCCTGCCTCTTCACCCCGCTGGCGCTGCCCTTAGATTACTCCCACTACATCTCTTTGCCTGCTGGTGTGCTGAGCCTGGCCTGCTGCACCCTCTATGGAATCTCCTGGCAGTTTGACCCCTGCTGCAAGTACCAAGTGGAGTACGATGCCTATAAACTGTCCCGTCTGCCCCTGCACACGCTCACCTCCTCCACCCCGGTGGTGCTGGTCCGGAAGGACGACCTGCACAGGAAGAGACTGCACAACACGGTTGCGCTGGCCGCCCTGGTGTACTGTGTCAAGAAGATTTACGAGCTTTATGCTGTATGA
- the TMEM11 gene encoding transmembrane protein 11, mitochondrial isoform X1, which yields MAAWGRRRLGPGSSGGGARERVSLSATDCYIVHEIYNGENAQDQFEYELEQALEAQYKYIVIEPTRIGDETARWITVGNCLHKTAVLAGTACLFTPLALPLDYSHYISLPAGVLSLACCTLYGISWQFDPCCKYQVEYDAYKLSRLPLHTLTSSTPVVLVRKDDLHRKRLHNTVALAALVYCVKKIYELYAV from the exons ATGGCCGCTTGGGGAAGGAGGCGTCTGGGCCCGggcagcagcggcggcggcgccCGCGAGAG GGTGAGCTTGTCGGCCACAGACTGCTACATCGTGCATGAGATCTACAATGGGGAGAACGCCCAAGACCAGTTTGAGTATGAGCTGGAGCAGGCCCTGGAAGCCCAGTACAAGTACATTGTGATTGAGCCCACCCGCATTGGTGACGAGACGGCGCGCTGGATCACCGTGGGCAACTGCCTGCACAAGACGGCTGTGCTGGCGGGCACTGCCTGCCTCTTCACCCCGCTGGCGCTGCCCTTAGATTACTCCCACTACATCTCTTTGCCTGCTGGTGTGCTGAGCCTGGCCTGCTGCACCCTCTATGGAATCTCCTGGCAGTTTGACCCCTGCTGCAAGTACCAAGTGGAGTACGATGCCTATAAACTGTCCCGTCTGCCCCTGCACACGCTCACCTCCTCCACCCCGGTGGTGCTGGTCCGGAAGGACGACCTGCACAGGAAGAGACTGCACAACACGGTTGCGCTGGCCGCCCTGGTGTACTGTGTCAAGAAGATTTACGAGCTTTATGCTGTATGA